From the genome of Natrinema marinum:
ACAGGTAATCGAGTAGTTTCGTTCCGAGTCCCGGAACGTCGACATCCTCGAGATCCTCGAGCTCGGGGAGTTCGATGTCGTCGAGCCCCTGAATCGTGTCGAAGACGTCTTTGATTTCCTCGGGCGACGGAAGCGATTCGTTCTGAATGGATTCCTGGACGGTCTGGTACACAGATGCAACGTCGCTGACCACCTCCTCGATCGTCTCGTAAGCCTGTGTGACCCCCTCGAGTGGCACGTCGGCCTGGATCAACAGGGAGATGATGCCGGCTGGTCCCTCCTCGACTGCGGCTTCGACCGGCTCGAAGACGCGTGACAGTTCTCGAATCAGTACGTCTTCCGTGCCAGCACCGCCATCAGTCGATTGGGATTCATCATCAGCCATGCTCAGTTCCCTCCCGGCGAGTAGCTCACCGATAGCTGCTTTCGTTTGCGTGGCGCGATCGGATTGTCCGCCACGAGTTGTGCGACCTGTGTGGGCGTCGCGACGGTATCGTTCGTCATCGCCGCGATCCCCTTGTGGAGATCCGGCGGGACGTGGACGACCTCGACGTACTTTTGTAGCTCGTACTGGCCGTCTCGAGTAAACTTCTCTTCGGCCACTCCAAGCAGATTCTCGATCGGGCTCCACCCCTGTTCGTCGGATTTGTCCTCGACGAGTTCGGCCTCGATCGTGACGCTGTTTCGCTCTGCTTCGTCTTCGCCGATATCCTGGTACTGGTTCTCCTGGATCTTCACCCGCGCGTTCTTGATTGGGATGAGAAACTCGTGTAACTTCGATTCCTGAACGGTTTTACTAGCGGTATCGATCGACGCCTGGGTTTTCGACCACTGCGAGGGGCCGCCGATCTCCTCCCACGTTTTGACCACCCCTCGATCCTTGGTGAAGACATCGGTCAACGGGTGGTGGTAGCTCCAGAGTTCGTCGACCGACACGTCGGACTCTTCTGCGGCCTTCGGGTCGCCGGCTAGCAGCCGAATCAGAAAGACAGAGCCATAGCCAATCTCGTCGACGTTGGTAAGCGTCACCGACAACTTGGGCAACCCGTTGTCGTCCTCCTGTAACCCGGCACCCAAGACGGTGAACGGACTCGACATCGTGAAATAGCCCGCCATCTGGCGGTACCAGTACTCATCGATCGATCCGAGGCCGTGAAGTGCCGAATTGTACGCGGCGTTGTACCCCCAGTGTACGTTCTCGGGGGAGTCGGGACTCGACGTACGCAACACGCCGTAATACGAGTATTTCACCCAGTTTTCCAGCGGGCCGTCTGCGGTAAACGCGACGAGCCCCATCCCGCCGATGACGAGCAAGGCACCGGCCGCGAAGATCCAGCCGGCCGGCCCCGACGCCAGCGCCGCTGCCAGCATCCCCGCTGTCCCGAGGCCAGTGAGTGCGTGGCCGACCGCGACCGAGTAATCTCTGTTCGCGTAGCTGTCACCAGCGTACTTGAAACTCAGGGCGATGTCGATGACGTCCGCCAGCGCCCCGGCCACTTGGAGCGCCGTCATTCTGACGAACTTTCGGACGGCTTTCCCCTCAGCGCGAGCGCGAACGAGGTGCCGTTCGGTGTCATCGAGTTGTTTCGTCACCGCCTTGCGGGCGTCCGCCGAGATACGTGCCTCCGCGATCCGTCTGGCCTTCCGGACATCGGTCAGCGTATCAGTGACATCGAGGCTCGCAAGCTTTCGAACGTCGTCTTTGAACCCCTCGATCGGTTTCACCACGTCATCTTGCACGTCCATCCAGTGCCGCGTGAGTGACTGTTTCGTCGCGGAATCGAGACCGTCGAATTGTGCCTTCGTCTCCTCGATGAGCTCTTGGAGGTGTCTCGAACCGCGCTCGAGTTCACTAACCATCTGTCGCAGTTCGTCTGCGTTCTTGTACGTCAACCCGGACGCGGAGAACCGCACGCGAAACCTCTCGAGTGCTTGTTCGCTTTTGAAAAACGCCAGCCCGCTCGACTGTTTCCGGTGTGTGTAAAACGTCAGTTCATCCGACTTTCCGAGGCTATCGACCTCATTGAAAATATTCGTTCGAAGGGTTTTCGCCCGGTTGATCTTCGACTCGAAATCGGACAGCAGCTGCGTTATGAGCTGCTTGTTCGGCTCTTGGAGCGACTTGGTCGGATTCGCTCTGGCAGCCTTTTCACTCGCTTCCGGGAGGGTGTTTGCGCCGGATTTCCCGCCGGTGTCGATGTCGAAGTCGGATGCCTCGAGGGGTGTGTTCCGGAGGTGCCCGATCAACTCGCCGATGTTCTTGAGATTGAGCGTTGCCTTGGTCGTCTGCATGACCTGCTCGAACGAATCGGAGTCGTCCGATTTCGTAAACAGGGTGACGAACGAGTAGACGCTCACGAACGAGTTGAATACCGCCACCGCCCGCTGGAGTTTCTGGCCGGACTCGATCACGGTCGATTTGTCCGGAACGTCGGCGAGGGAATCCCGCAGGCTGGGACCGTCGAACATTTCGTCGATCTTCCCGATCGCGTCGTCCATCGAATCGAACCGCCTGAGGAACTCGTCGTCTATGAGGACGTTTAGCTTCTCCTCCGGGATGCTGTCGGCGTCGAGCTGTGAGAGCCCCGCTTTCTGCAACCAATTGTCGACGATGCCGCCCGCAACGCCACCTAACTTTCTGGTGGTGAAATCTTTGACGAACGTCTTGATCTCGTCTTCGGTCACCGACTGCTGGGTTTGCAGTCGCTTGGGAACAGAATCGGTACCTGAGTCAGCGGGTTCCGAGCAAAACGGGACGAGTATTCGCCCGATCTCCTGACGGAGGGCGGTTGCGTTCGTCTGTTCGTCGACGGCCGCCATGGAGAGCCCCGGTCCGAGCGAGCAGGCCAGTATCGCCGCACGACCCGTTTCCGTGGACAGCTCCTTCATTTTCTGCTCGCCATCGAGTAACGGATGCGTTCCGGATGCCGGGTGGTTGATCAGAGTGCTCCGGCCCGCCGGCGCGGGTTGGTAGAGATCCCCCGCTTTGAACTCGTCGTGATACTCGCCGAGGGCGAGTTCGGAAAGAATCCGCCGACCGACATCCGTCTCGTTCAATCGGGCGGTGAGCGCTTGCAGTACCGCGAGCTGTTGCTGGTAACTCAGTTTTCCGTACTCCGACCAGAACGGGCAGTCGCCGTCGTAGATATCCTCCCCTTCGAATAACTTCTTGAAACCGAGCCCGCCCTCGTCGTCGGTGTTCGCGAGTGCGCGTTTCGAGAGCGTGTCGAACGTGACGTAGGGCGACGCGTCTTTCTCGAGTGGGACGTTCTCCCGGAGGTGGAGGCGAAGCTGCTGGGCCTGATACTCGAGGAGCGTCAGCCGGGTCACAATGGCTTTCGTGACCCGGATAAACGGTGCATCGTAGTTCGGACCGTCCTGAGCCGAGCCGCTCGAGGCATCGTCCAGTGCCCGCTCGGCGTCGCTTTTGGTCATCTCGTCTATCAGGCCGGTTCCCGACACCCAGTGATCCCGAATCGCGTCGAAGTTGTCGCTCTCGGGATCAATATCCGCGGCCAGCACCGTCGCCCAGAGGTCGTCCTGCTCGTCTTTTGGAAGATCGTCTAACGGTCCCGTGAGCACGTTTAAGTGCATCAACAGCTCCCCGACGTCAGGGAGTTCTCCATCTTCGTCGTTTTCCGCTTGCTCTTTCGCTTCGATGAGGAGATTCCGGGTGGTCGACCACACTTGAATCTCACCTCGATGGTCAGCACTCCACTCGTTCCACTCATCGAGCAAGTCGACGTAATCGTCGTGGATCGCCAGCACTCGACTGATGTATTTCGGCCCGAACGCGGAGTTCTCCCCATCGGCGGCCACTATCGGTCACCTCGACGGCTGCCGTCCGCGGTCGTTTGGTCGCTCGCTGCGTTCGTTCTGGGGTCAGTGTCTGTTTCGTGCTCGCTCATGTCTGTCTCCGCGTTCGTCTCCGTCTCCTCGTTTCCGGCCGATTCGGCGGCCGGCCACGCTCGATACCAGACGTACGGTCGTGGCCCCCCGCTCGAGTCGTGGTCGTGAACGCGAACTCCCGCCACGTCGATGTCGAAGCCCGTCTCGGTGATCGCGACGGCCAGTTCGTCTCGACCCGCGACGGCGCCACCGTCGTCAGGAGACAGCCACGCCCCGACGACGCCGTCCTGTCCGAGTGCATCGGTGCCGTCGGCACGCGCATTGCCAATCTCGAGTTCGCCCGCAGGAACGGACGCACTGTGACTGGCCGTCTCCGCAGCGGCAACCGCGGTACGGCCGGTCGATATCCCACCGTCGGTGGCGGCGCGCACACCGCCAGCACCAGCAGCCGATAGCGGTGTTCTCCCGCCGATGGCAGCATGCAGCGCGTACTGCTCGAGTTGCCCGTCTCGCACGACGGCTGCGCCGGTCGACCAGCCAAACGGCATCGTCGCCGCGCTCGTCGGTGATGGGCCGTCGAGGGCAGTCGCGCCTGCAACGTCCACCTCGACGAGTCCGGGTTCGAACCCACACCCGATCGAAATCGACTCGCCGGGTTCGGGGAGGCGGACCGCACCGGTCACCGGCGTCATCTCGTCGCCCGTCTCGAGTGCGACGTAGGTGACGACGTGACGGGCGACCGACCCCAGCTTGTTCGGGCCGCTGTAGACCCGGTCGTAGCGCAACTGGAGGCGCTCGCCCAGTCCGACCGCAGCCGCCGTCGTCGTGCCGGCGAGTCGGTCGCCCTCGAGGTAGGCTATCTCGAGGGCGTGGTCACGTGAGCCACCGCTGGCAAGAGTCGCCTCGGGACCGGGCCACGCAGCGCCGCTCCAGCAGGTCTGCGTCGGGTTGTCTCGGCCGGTCGCCGTGCCGACAGAGAGCCCGACTGCACGGTCGGTCGTGAACGTCCGGTCGGCGTCGCCGACAGCTGACGTCCCTGCCAGCATGACGTGGTCGGCGTCGATCCCGAGATCGACCGTCTGGATGCCCGGTTCAGTCGGCGTCAGGAAGTGGCCGACGGACGCGGACACGTCGTCGTCGAACCGGAACGCGCGATAGACGACGCGGATGCCGGCAGCGGCCGGATCCCGTGCCGGGACTGCGACCTCGAGGTCGAATCCGGAGTCAGTCGTCTCGATTACCCGTCCGCGCACGCGACCGGGCAGGCGGTCGTCGTGTCGCACGAGCGCGAACGCGTCGTCCGTCGTCGTCGCGCACGTCGCCCCGTCGATCGCTGCGGCGTCATCGGCGACGGTGACCGCCTGCTGGTCGAATCCGTCAGCCGTCCGCACGGCCACGCCGGTCGTCCAGCCGGCCGTACGGTCGGTTGCACCGTCCTCGCGGGCAGCGTTCGTCGCCGAAAACACGAGCAAGTCGGGTTCGAAGCCGACATCGGTAACCGAGACGGGGCCGGATGTCGACGGGACAGTAACGACACCAGCGTCGTACGCTCGCGTCTTCGGGGGTGTCGGTTTCGGCTTCGGTTTTGGTTTCGGCTTCGGCGATCCCGAACTGCCGTCACCACCACTGCCGCCACCGCCCGGTGTCGGTGCTGGCGCTGGCGTTCCGCCGATGGGCCACAGCCACCAGAGCAGCCCAGCGATACCGAGTGCGCCGATTCCACCGGCGACTGGAAGGATGGGGACCTCCGAGATCGGGCCGCTACCGGCGATGGTCACGTTCCCGCAGGTGGTCTCGTCCGTTCGATCGCCGCGGACTGCAAGGACGCGCGGTTGATACGTTCCCGACTCCTCGTAGCTGATTTCGGTGCGGAAGTCGGTCTCGTCCGTCACGTCGTACTCGCCGTCACCATCGAGATCGAAGCGGACGAACGCCGCGTCGGAGCCGCCGGCATCGACGACGATCGTCTCGTTCGGTCCGACCGTGCTGGCTGACAGCGTGCAGGTCGCAAGCGGCGGCGGCGTGGCGACGGACACATCCGCGCTCGCGCTGGCCGTTGCCCCGTCGTCGTCAACGACCGTCACCACCGCGACCACTCCGCCGGCGGCGTCGTAGCTGGTGGTCAGTTCCGGCCCGGTCGTCGTATTGTCGACCGTGCCGTCGCCATCGATGTCCCATCGATACTCGACGATCGAGCCATCCGGATCGCTCGAGGCGCTCGCGTCGAAGGTCACGCTGTCACCTGCGTCCGGCTGTGCGGGGTCGGACGCAAGCGATGCCGATGGCGGCTGGTTCTCCTGGACGATGATCGATCCGCAGGGTGTCTCGTCGGACGCTTCCATCTGGTTCCAGACGCGGACGCGCGGCTCGTACTCGCCCGGCTCGTCGTATTGCTTTTCGAAACCGAACTGCTCGGAGAACCGTTCGTTCCACGTCCCGTCACCGTAATAGTCGATGTCGGCCCAGGTAGCGTTTTCCGACGCCGACGCGTCGATCGTCACCGACTCACCGGGCGCGATCGATGTCCGCGAGACCGAACACACTGCAACCGGCCCAGGCGCGGAGACGAAGACCGATCGCTCCGCGTCGTCGGTCGTTCCGTCGTCGTCCACGACCGTCACGGAGACCGTCTTCGTCCCCGGATCCGTGTAGGTGTACGTGACCGTCGGATTCGTCGTCGTATTGTCGACCGTGCCGTCGCCGTCGATGTCCCAGCGGTACTCGACGATCGAGCCATCCGGATCGCTCGAGGCGCTCGCGTCGAACGTCACTTCCTCGTCGATACCGGGATTGTCGGGCGTGTACTCGAACGTAGCCGTCGGCGCGGCGTTGTCCGTGACTGTCACAGCCGAACAGGCGGTCTCGTCGTCTCGTTCATACCGATCCCAGACGCGAATGCGAGGCGTGTACTCGCCCACCTCGTCGTACGTGGTCGTCGCCACGTGTGGCGCTTCGTAGGTGGTGGTATTCCACGTGCCGTCGCCTTCGTAGTCGAAGTCGACCCATGCGGCGTTCGTCGAATTTCGGGCGTCGATCGTCACCGGTTCTCCGATTCTCGCCGTCGTCGGCGAAACCGAACACACTGCGGTCGGTCCGGGTGGATACGCAGCAACGTAGTTCTCCGCACTGGCCTGAGCCCCAGCGTCGTCGATCACAGTCAACGTCACCAGCCGGGTCCCGTCGGTCGAATAGGTATGAGTGATCGTCGGGTTCGTCGTCGTATTGTCGACCGTGCCATCGCCGTCGAAGTCCCAGCGGTACTCGACGATCGCGCCATCTGGGTCGCTCGAGGCACTCGCATCGAACGTCACTGGCTCGCCAGTTTCCGGGCTCCCAGGATCGTGCTCGAACGTTGCTGTTGGAATTCCGTTTTCGGTGACGTTGATCGCCTCACAGCCCGTCCAGTCTACAGACCCCTGCTCGTCTTCGGCCACGACGAGTGGATAGTACACGCCGGTGTCGGTGTAGCGCGTCGACGCGATGTGCGCTTCGCCGTCAGTCGTGTTCTCGTCGATCCGTTCATCACCGTCGAAGTCGTAGCCGACCCGTATCGCGTTCTGTGAATCGGTTGCGTCGAACTCCACGACTTCCCCTTGGACGATCTCGGTATCCGAAACCGAACACGCAGCTACCACACCACTCTGGGCTGTGCTAACCGATGGGACGTTGTCGTCGAAACCGGGTCCCGGGTCAGCGCCCACTGGGCCACCAGCGAACGCCACGGACAGAGCACACACAATGAGAAGTCCGCCGAGCAACCCGACTCGAGACACGGACCAACCGCTCCGCCTGCTGTTGGATTCCGCAGTTTGGTTGATCCAACTAGCCGGCCTCATATAGCTCTCGATCCGATACCGCCAGTACCGACATCAAATTGACCGATCCAACACATTACTAATATATAAACGTTTGTCATAGTTCGTCGGCGTCGCTCAAATAAGCGAGTCTCCATGTGGCGCTGCAGGATTCGGGGTTATTCGTCGACTGGAGATCGGCCATGTGACCCAATCGACCGTGGTCATGCGGGCACGTTTGATACAGAATTCCGGCTCTGTTGAAACTATCAACTAGTGATATGTTTCAGCGGTCGTGCTGAATATACAGCGCGTATACAGCACGGCCGTATCTATCGGCTGGGATCTTCACGAACTTATTTTATGGCAGGCAGTCACGATTGTCTATGGTTGA
Proteins encoded in this window:
- a CDS encoding PKD domain-containing protein — translated: MEFDATDSQNAIRVGYDFDGDERIDENTTDGEAHIASTRYTDTGVYYPLVVAEDEQGSVDWTGCEAINVTENGIPTATFEHDPGSPETGEPVTFDASASSDPDGAIVEYRWDFDGDGTVDNTTTNPTITHTYSTDGTRLVTLTVIDDAGAQASAENYVAAYPPGPTAVCSVSPTTARIGEPVTIDARNSTNAAWVDFDYEGDGTWNTTTYEAPHVATTTYDEVGEYTPRIRVWDRYERDDETACSAVTVTDNAAPTATFEYTPDNPGIDEEVTFDASASSDPDGSIVEYRWDIDGDGTVDNTTTNPTVTYTYTDPGTKTVSVTVVDDDGTTDDAERSVFVSAPGPVAVCSVSRTSIAPGESVTIDASASENATWADIDYYGDGTWNERFSEQFGFEKQYDEPGEYEPRVRVWNQMEASDETPCGSIIVQENQPPSASLASDPAQPDAGDSVTFDASASSDPDGSIVEYRWDIDGDGTVDNTTTGPELTTSYDAAGGVVAVVTVVDDDGATASASADVSVATPPPLATCTLSASTVGPNETIVVDAGGSDAAFVRFDLDGDGEYDVTDETDFRTEISYEESGTYQPRVLAVRGDRTDETTCGNVTIAGSGPISEVPILPVAGGIGALGIAGLLWWLWPIGGTPAPAPTPGGGGSGGDGSSGSPKPKPKPKPKPTPPKTRAYDAGVVTVPSTSGPVSVTDVGFEPDLLVFSATNAAREDGATDRTAGWTTGVAVRTADGFDQQAVTVADDAAAIDGATCATTTDDAFALVRHDDRLPGRVRGRVIETTDSGFDLEVAVPARDPAAAGIRVVYRAFRFDDDVSASVGHFLTPTEPGIQTVDLGIDADHVMLAGTSAVGDADRTFTTDRAVGLSVGTATGRDNPTQTCWSGAAWPGPEATLASGGSRDHALEIAYLEGDRLAGTTTAAAVGLGERLQLRYDRVYSGPNKLGSVARHVVTYVALETGDEMTPVTGAVRLPEPGESISIGCGFEPGLVEVDVAGATALDGPSPTSAATMPFGWSTGAAVVRDGQLEQYALHAAIGGRTPLSAAGAGGVRAATDGGISTGRTAVAAAETASHSASVPAGELEIGNARADGTDALGQDGVVGAWLSPDDGGAVAGRDELAVAITETGFDIDVAGVRVHDHDSSGGPRPYVWYRAWPAAESAGNEETETNAETDMSEHETDTDPRTNAASDQTTADGSRRGDR